AGCGCCGCTGCTCAGCCGCCACCTGGCTCAATGCGCGCTGCGCGAGACGCGGCGTGAGTAGCGCCTGCGTAAACTGGCCCTGCGTCGTCCAGTCGTAGGTCACTTCAAAGCCCGCGCTGTACATCACCACGCCGCCCGACTCCGAGAGCAGCAGCAGATCGGGCCGGGCCGCTTTGAGCGCCGCGCGCCAGGAGCGCCAGAACAGGATCGGCACCTGATCGGCGGCGTCGCTGCGGTAGCCGTCGATGCCAAACTCGTTGACCCAGTACAGGCTGGTGTCGATCATGTACTGCTGAAGCTCGTCGTTGGTATAGTTGAAGTCGGCAACATCGGACCAATCCGGGTTCGGCGGGATGATCTGGCCCGCCGCGTTGCGCGAGTACCACCGGGGATGCTCCGTGACTAATGGATTATCCCAGGCGCTATGGTTGGCGACCAGATCCATCATCACGCGCAGGCCAAGCTGGTGCGCGGTATCGACAAAGCGCCGAAAATCGTCGGCGGTGCCCAGCGCCGGATCGATCGCCCGGTAGTCGCGGACGCTGTAGGGGCTTCCCAGGCTGCCCTTGCGCTTCTCGGCGCCGATCGGATGGATCGGCAGCAGATAGACGATATCGACGCCCAGATCACGAATTTCGGGCAGCCGCTCGGTCGCCGCCGCCAGCGTTCCCTCAGGCGTGAACGTGCGAACAAAGACCTGATAGATCACCGCGCCGCGCGCCCACTCCGGCGGCTGGTAGGAGTCCGTCGCGCTGACCTCGTCGGTCGCGGTGATCGTCTGCGTCTCGGCGGTAGCGGCTGCGCCCGTCGTAGCGCTGGCAGCGCTTGTTGCGGCTGTGTCCGTCGCCGTAGCCCGCTCAGCCGTTGCAGCAGGCGACGGCGAGGCAGCGATCGTGGCAGTGCTTGTCGGCAGCACAGCGGCGGTCGTCGCGGTTTCGGCGGGCGGCGCGGCAGGTGGAGCGGCGCCGGGCTGTCCACAGCTTGTTACCACCACCGACAGCACCAGCATAATCATCAGCCAACGAATCAGTCGCATACGAGTCCTTTCTTCGCGCCCAGCCGCCAGGAGCGGCTCAACCTAGCCGCTCCACATGCCAGTATAGATCAACAACATCATGAACAGCGCGCCAACTACGCCGCCAACCGCGCCCACAAGCACCGACCGTCGCCAGTCCCGCGTGATCAGTGCGGCCACACCGCCGACAACGATCGCCAATAGCGGAATAATAACCCACATTGCAGCCTCTTCGATCGGGATCGAGCCAGCCGATCGCTCAGCCGACCGTCAGTATAGCGTATTGCGTCGGATACAACGCAACGGCTCCTGCATCAAGGGATATGCCACTGGACGAGGCGGGAGCATCGCTGCGGCAGGCGACAGGATCGCGGCGGACGCAGAGCAGATGCGATCTCATGGACTTCTTTCTACGTACCTTAACGGTGACAGCAAAGGAGGAGGCCATGCGTGACACGTTGAACGACATGCAGTTGTACTTGATCGACGAGTTTGTCGAAGCGTACCAGGAAGGGCACATGTCCCGCCGAGATGCCCTGCGCCGCATCGCAGCGATCACCGGCAGCCTGACGCTCGCGACATCGATCCTGGCTGCCTGTGGCGCAGTGGAGCCAACATCGAGCGGCGCAAGCCCACCCGCAAGTCAGCAGCCTGCGGCATCTGCCAGTCCTGCGGCATCTGCCAGTCCTGCGGCAAGTCAGCAGCCCACGTCATCGCCCGATCCCGCCGTCAGCGTTCCAGAAAACGATCCTGGTATTGAAGCTCGCATGGTTGAGTTTCCAGGCGAAGGCGCGACGCTGATGGGCTATCTCGCCAGGCCGACCGGCGAGGGACCCTTCCCGGTCATCCTGGTCTGCCACGAGAATCGCGGCCTGACCGATCATATCAAGGACGTGACGCGCCGGGTGGCGAAAGCCGGATACGTTGGACTGGCGGTTGACCTGCTCTCACGACAGGGGGGCACGGCGGCGGTCGCCGACCCGGCCCAAATTCCTGGCGCGCTCGGCCAGGCCCCAGAGGGACAGCCGGTTCAGGATTTCCAAAGCGGCCTGCGCTACGCGCAGAGTCAGCCATTTGTAGACAAAGCGAAGGTGGGGATGGTTGGCTTCTGCTACGGCGGCGGCGTAACCTGGCGAGTCGCGACCAAAACATCGGAGCTGCGGGCGGCAGTTCCGTTCTACGGGCCAGCGCCAGCCATCGCCGACGTGCCGGGTATTCAGGCGGCAGTGCTGGCGATCTATGGCGAGCTGGATCAGCGAATCAATGCGGGCATTCCAGAGATCGAGGCGGCCATGCAGCAGAATAACAAAACCTTCGAGAAGCAGATCTATCCGGGCGCTAACCATGCCTTCCACAACGATACCGGTCGTAACTACAAGCCCGATGCCGCAAAGGATGCCTGGGCTAAAACCGTAGCGTGGTTCGATCGATACGTCAAAGCGTAAGAACAGGAGAACAAAGGAACAAAGAGGCGGGCGGGAATCGGGCCGGGCAGCGCACGCGGAATACTGCGACAGCCGCTCGATTCCCCCCGCGTGGATGCTGAGGATGGACAGCGGGCGTCTAGTCCCGAACCGGAACCGGCACAATTTCGCGCCGTTTAGGCGGCTCGTCGTTATGGTAGTGGACGCGCCGGTAGATCATCGCCGAGACGAAGAGCGGCAGCCAGAAGGCCAGCAGCCGGTACAGCAGCGTTACCGAGAGCGCCAGCGCGTGATCGAGGCCGAGCGTCGCCATCGTCGCGGTCATCGTCAGCTCGAACGAGCCGCCGCCGCCGGGCAGCGACGAGATCGTGCTCAGGAAGTAGGCCAGGCTATAGCCCAGCAGCACTACCGAGAAGTGCGGCCACACACCCACCGACCAGAACAGCAGCAGCAGCGTGATACAGTCGAGCAGCAGCGCCAATACATGCAGCGCGACCAGCTGGACAAAGCCGATCCGATCGCGGCTGATCAGCGCCGCGCCTTCGTACAGCTCGGCGATAAACGAAAGCACCTGGGTATCGCCCCAGTTACGCCGCAGGATGCGCGAGAGCCAGTTTTTCAGATCGAGCGCCCGCTTGGTCAGCAGCGTCCGGTCGCGGGAGAGGCCCCACACGTACATGCCCAGCGCCATAATCAGCAGCGTCAGCAGCGCGACGATCAGCACCTGATTGACCTTGAGATCGCCGTGGGTGAAGAGATAGACGAAGCCGCTGGACAAGAGGATAAAAAAGCCGATCAGGTAGGAAAGACCGTCGAGCGTCACCGTGACCGCGCCCGTGCCGTCTGGAATGCCGCGCCGCCGCAGTTGGTAGAGCAGGAAGGCGAAGGTGCTGGTGCCTCCGGCGGGAAAGACGCGCCCCAGAAAGATCGCCACGAAGGCAACGCCATACAACGACAGCAGGCGCACATGGTAGCCCAGCAGCCGCAGGCTACGCCAGTACACCGACGCAAAGCACAGGTACACGAGGCTCTGGACGATCAGCGCGGCGGCCAGCCAGGCCGGATTCGCCATCCGCAGGATGCGCCCGACCTCGACCAGCTCTCCTCGCTGCGTGGCAACAATCGCGATGAGCAGCCCAATACAGACAATCCCAAGTATCAATCGCCAATGGCGCTTGAGCCACGCCATAGAATGTACGCCTCCTGATACAGGCTGCGATGCAGCGCTGTCAGCCGCAAAATGCTTTACCTCTCTCATGCTGGCGGATCATACCATAGCCATCTACGTCCGTATGTCCTTCTCACTCGTAGGCATTTTGCGGGCCACTAACCAGCCAGCGAGAGCGAGCCGTCGTCCTCGACTTCCTCCAGCCGCAGCGACAGCACCCGTGATCCTCCGTCCTCCGACATGGTTATGCCGTAGAGCGTGTCGGCAGCTTCAACCGTGCCGCGATTATGCGTCACCAGGATGAACTGCGTCTGCTGCGCAAGCTGAAGCAGCGCCTCGCGGAAGCGCACCACATTCGCCTCGTCCAGCGCAGCATCGACCTCGTCGAGGATGCAGAACGGGCTGGGATTGACCGTCAGGATCGCAAACAGCAGCGCCGCCGCCGTCAGCGCCCGCTCGCCGCCGGAGAGCAGTTGCAGGTTAAGCTGGCGCTTGCCGGGCGGCTGCGCCATAATCTCGATGCCATAGACACCGGCGTCGCTCTCGTCGTGGAGCAGCACCAGCCGGGCCGAGCCTCCGCCGAAAAGCCGGGTAAACATCCGGCTGAACTCCTGCCCGACGGCCTCGAACGTCGCCGCGAAGTGCTCCTGCATCACCTGATCGAGATGGCCGATCGCCTCACGCAGCGCGACCGTCGCCGCGCGCACGTCGGCGAGCTGCTCGTTCAAGAAGCCGTAGCGCTCCTGCGTGGCGCGGTACTCCTCCGGCGCGAGCGCATTGACCGGTCCCATCCGTCTTAGCCGCGTCCGTAGCTGCTCGATCCGCTGCGCAAGCGTCGCGGCCTCGGATGACTCGTCGGCCTCCGCCGTCTCGGAGGCAGCCCGCTCGGCTACAAGCTGCTCGACATCGATGCTATCTTCCGCCGCGCGCTCCCAGAGCGCATCACGATCGGAGCGCCGCCGCTGTAGCTCGACTGCCGCCGCGCCGTGTGTCGCCTCAAGCGTGAGCGTCGCGCCGGTCAGCTCGCGCTCACGCGCCTCAAGCGCCTCGAGACGCTGCTCGGCCTCCCGCAGGGTAGCCTGGGCGGTCGTCACCTGCTCGCTCACCGCCTGCGCCTGCGCCTGCTGCTCCGACTGACGCGCCTGCAATATCTCGATCGTCTGCGTGAGTGCCTCAAGCTCGTGCGCCAGATGTTGCGCCTGCTGCGCGACCATCGCCTGCTCGCCGGTCGCGCGCTCGGCGGCCTGCTCCTGCGCCCGCACCGCGGCGATCTGGCTGCGATGCTCGGCCTCCTGCTGGGCCACTCGCGCGCGTAGCTCACGCAGCGCCGCCTCGTCGTTGCCCATCGCCGCCAGCCGCTCGGTCAGCCCCGCCTCGGCAGCGCTGGTCTGGGCCTGCGCCCGACGATGCGCCGCCTCTGCCGTCTCGACCACAGCCTGACCAGCCCGCGTCTGCTGCTCAAGCGTGGATTGCTCACGCCGCAGATCGTCACGGCGGCGCTGGAGCGCGGCAAGATCGGCCTCGGCGCGATGGTGTACCCGCCGCCGCTCCTCGACGCTGCGCTGCGCCTGATCGCGGGCCGTGCGCGCCTCACGCTGCACCATCTCGGCCTGCCGTAGCTCAAGCTGCACCACATCGATGCGCTGCGTGGTCGCGCCGCGCTCCGTTTGCAGCCGCTCGATCAACTGCTGCGCCGTCGATAGCTGCGCCGGAAGCTCGCGCAACTCGCGCTCCCGGCGGAGCGTGCCACTCTCACGAGTGGCAGCGCCGCCCGTCACCGCGCCGCCGGTCGCCACCTGCTCGCCGCTCAGCGTCACGATCGTCCAGCCGCCCTCAAGCTCCGGCAGCGCCCGGCGTGCGGCGGCCAGATCCTCGGCGATCAGCGTGCGGCCCAGCAGATACACCGCGATCGGCGCGTACTGCCCATCGACAGCGATCAGATCTGCGGCCACGCCACGGATACCCGGCAGCGGCGGCACCGCTAAACGACGCGCGGGCTTGAGCGTATCCAGCGGCAGGAAGGTCGCCCGCCCGGTATTCGTACGCTTGAGCTGAGCAATTGCGGCCTCGGCATCGCTCCAGCGCTCCACCACGATATGCTGGAGTCGCGCGCCCAGGGCCACCTCGATCGCCGTCTCAAGCTCAGCGGGCACGCGCAGCAGCGACGAGACGAGCGCAAAGCGGGAGCGATTCTCGCGCTCGGCCCACTGCATCGCCGCGCGCACGCCCGCGAAGGTGCCCTCGTAGGAGCGCGCCAGCCGGTTGAGCGCGTCGTAGCGCGCCTGTAGCTCGCCATGCGCCCGCCGCGCGCCGGTGATCCGCTCGTCAAGCTGATCGCGCTCGCGCCGGAGCGCCTCGCCGTCGGCCCGCAGCGTATCCAGATCTTTGC
This is a stretch of genomic DNA from Herpetosiphonaceae bacterium. It encodes these proteins:
- a CDS encoding alpha-amylase family glycosyl hydrolase, translated to MRLIRWLMIMLVLSVVVTSCGQPGAAPPAAPPAETATTAAVLPTSTATIAASPSPAATAERATATDTAATSAASATTGAAATAETQTITATDEVSATDSYQPPEWARGAVIYQVFVRTFTPEGTLAAATERLPEIRDLGVDIVYLLPIHPIGAEKRKGSLGSPYSVRDYRAIDPALGTADDFRRFVDTAHQLGLRVMMDLVANHSAWDNPLVTEHPRWYSRNAAGQIIPPNPDWSDVADFNYTNDELQQYMIDTSLYWVNEFGIDGYRSDAADQVPILFWRSWRAALKAARPDLLLLSESGGVVMYSAGFEVTYDWTTQGQFTQALLTPRLAQRALSQVAAEQRRYNNQRWRMRYLENHDQERIASVARTPEQRALAAAFLLTIPGLSLIYAGQEVGATERPSLFEPHTVDFAGGDQALRKVYADLIGLRKTNPALRLGTLTTMSTRQQPFLLYERSTDDQRVLVAINMQAESVQIPLEDVTEGRDLRSGATVDLTKGLSLDGYGYRLIELP
- a CDS encoding dienelactone hydrolase family protein encodes the protein MRDTLNDMQLYLIDEFVEAYQEGHMSRRDALRRIAAITGSLTLATSILAACGAVEPTSSGASPPASQQPAASASPAASASPAASQQPTSSPDPAVSVPENDPGIEARMVEFPGEGATLMGYLARPTGEGPFPVILVCHENRGLTDHIKDVTRRVAKAGYVGLAVDLLSRQGGTAAVADPAQIPGALGQAPEGQPVQDFQSGLRYAQSQPFVDKAKVGMVGFCYGGGVTWRVATKTSELRAAVPFYGPAPAIADVPGIQAAVLAIYGELDQRINAGIPEIEAAMQQNNKTFEKQIYPGANHAFHNDTGRNYKPDAAKDAWAKTVAWFDRYVKA
- a CDS encoding lysylphosphatidylglycerol synthase transmembrane domain-containing protein is translated as MAWLKRHWRLILGIVCIGLLIAIVATQRGELVEVGRILRMANPAWLAAALIVQSLVYLCFASVYWRSLRLLGYHVRLLSLYGVAFVAIFLGRVFPAGGTSTFAFLLYQLRRRGIPDGTGAVTVTLDGLSYLIGFFILLSSGFVYLFTHGDLKVNQVLIVALLTLLIMALGMYVWGLSRDRTLLTKRALDLKNWLSRILRRNWGDTQVLSFIAELYEGAALISRDRIGFVQLVALHVLALLLDCITLLLLFWSVGVWPHFSVVLLGYSLAYFLSTISSLPGGGGSFELTMTATMATLGLDHALALSVTLLYRLLAFWLPLFVSAMIYRRVHYHNDEPPKRREIVPVPVRD
- the smc gene encoding chromosome segregation protein SMC, with amino-acid sequence MYLKRLEIYGFKTFAQRTTFEFPPGVTAVVGPNGSGKSNVADAVRWVLGEQSFANLRSKRTEDLIFGGGKGRAPMGFAEVFLTIDNADRLLALPYDEVTIGRRAYRSGESEYTINRARVRLRDVLDAVAPLGSSYTLINQGLVDAALALQPEERRRLFEDAAEIGPYQAKKQEAERRLRETEANLVRLSDLVSELEPQLRTLKRQARDAEAVGAVEAELGALLRRHYAQQWTETTEQLAAAETDETRLAAELAEKRAAREAVVQTLQADREQMRQRRATLDQLRSALARATQQAEASARELAVAQERSTGLRQRQAELAQRRSQLETAAQAAREQVEQLAAQAAQREAALSTERARLHEAETALRRELDARRAAEAELAAQREALVRATTALETERVRQQSLARRLTTIIAEQAELAATIQQSAALCEQRDAEVTSAQQAVAEAEQHIAAVSKDLDTLRADGEALRRERDQLDERITGARRAHGELQARYDALNRLARSYEGTFAGVRAAMQWAERENRSRFALVSSLLRVPAELETAIEVALGARLQHIVVERWSDAEAAIAQLKRTNTGRATFLPLDTLKPARRLAVPPLPGIRGVAADLIAVDGQYAPIAVYLLGRTLIAEDLAAARRALPELEGGWTIVTLSGEQVATGGAVTGGAATRESGTLRRERELRELPAQLSTAQQLIERLQTERGATTQRIDVVQLELRQAEMVQREARTARDQAQRSVEERRRVHHRAEADLAALQRRRDDLRREQSTLEQQTRAGQAVVETAEAAHRRAQAQTSAAEAGLTERLAAMGNDEAALRELRARVAQQEAEHRSQIAAVRAQEQAAERATGEQAMVAQQAQHLAHELEALTQTIEILQARQSEQQAQAQAVSEQVTTAQATLREAEQRLEALEARERELTGATLTLEATHGAAAVELQRRRSDRDALWERAAEDSIDVEQLVAERAASETAEADESSEAATLAQRIEQLRTRLRRMGPVNALAPEEYRATQERYGFLNEQLADVRAATVALREAIGHLDQVMQEHFAATFEAVGQEFSRMFTRLFGGGSARLVLLHDESDAGVYGIEIMAQPPGKRQLNLQLLSGGERALTAAALLFAILTVNPSPFCILDEVDAALDEANVVRFREALLQLAQQTQFILVTHNRGTVEAADTLYGITMSEDGGSRVLSLRLEEVEDDGSLSLAG